One Dictyoglomus thermophilum H-6-12 DNA window includes the following coding sequences:
- a CDS encoding pilus assembly FimT family protein — protein sequence MEVIAIVFILAILLGIALISLRSGPDKKLILENVVNQFKEDIRFVRQRAIINKTIWTLSLMPSPTYTTYTSYIFLDDKNKIVLRKLSDINQVISTATLFSFDSDGNFMGDDSETSATLTLSIDVYTATIKINSLGYVEVIGL from the coding sequence TTGGAGGTTATTGCAATAGTCTTTATCCTCGCTATTCTGTTAGGAATAGCTTTAATATCTTTGAGATCTGGTCCTGATAAAAAGCTTATTTTAGAAAATGTAGTAAATCAGTTTAAAGAGGATATTAGATTTGTTAGACAAAGAGCAATCATAAACAAGACTATCTGGACTCTCTCTTTAATGCCATCACCCACCTATACCACTTACACTTCATATATATTTTTAGATGATAAGAACAAAATAGTTTTAAGAAAATTGTCGGATATTAATCAGGTTATCTCTACTGCTACACTTTTTTCTTTTGATAGCGATGGAAACTTTATGGGAGATGATTCTGAAACTTCTGCTACCTTAACCTTAAGTATTGATGTGTACACTGCTACTATAAAAATCAATTCCTTAGGATATGTTGAAGTTATAGGGCTATGA
- a CDS encoding prepilin-type N-terminal cleavage/methylation domain-containing protein: MSKGLTFLEVLIAILLLGIIMSSIGVGVSYIVKSDEYENMLKNCLLLTEEKLEEYRKVVTANWNATFTYSGNFSNIGYTDYFYSMTVLNVGTTYSLRQIFLQVWKEENNNNKSDDFEPSTIIITYISKRS, encoded by the coding sequence ATGAGCAAGGGCTTGACATTTTTAGAAGTCCTTATTGCTATATTATTATTAGGTATTATAATGTCCTCCATAGGTGTTGGAGTTTCCTATATCGTAAAAAGTGATGAGTATGAGAATATGTTGAAAAATTGCCTACTTCTTACAGAAGAAAAATTAGAAGAATATAGAAAGGTTGTTACAGCAAATTGGAATGCAACTTTTACCTATTCAGGGAATTTTTCTAATATTGGATACACCGATTACTTTTATAGTATGACAGTATTAAATGTAGGTACTACTTATTCTTTAAGGCAGATATTTCTACAAGTATGGAAGGAAGAGAATAATAATAACAAGTCAGACGACTTTGAACCTTCGACCATAATCATTACTTATATCTCTAAAAGGAGTTAG
- a CDS encoding lamin tail domain-containing protein, producing MKKGLTFIEILITVLILGLIAILLANILSNFNILFSQKTEERESISNLQTIVDKLTRDIRQGNQVLDISPPTQTLGYLVLSFPSGDQSTYSYSYYNGKYYFTVDGEILAGPIREIRFMGLDDNLTYTTVTSAIRTLSISITMDDGRYISTTVALRSQTIPQIIGIFIREIMYYPAPRDRQGNSISENLMEFVVISNATYSSINLNGWKINGHIISNTLSGTYTVPAQGLAIIGAKGSNLSSHYFIPKNCIILEVSDQYLGQNNNPLGNNGDTVVLQDINNTVVDKVTYDKSWGGQPSGNTYYSLSRKSIQNPSQDPSNWESSKFKNYSLSTPRIDVYCLLPPIVINEIMYYPAPYDKNGRGRNERDIEFIEIYNTSNQTVNIQNWQINGNTLVTLASGSWNLSPGSYAVIGGNRSALDRYYNLAQNTTYIRTNSRGLASGGGELSDTAGTVTLADPNGSTVDQVNYSYTWGGYPSSSGNYRYHYSLERKYWDMFPNDPSNWGSSSNLNYSVRVLLLTYNVYCTPGGKNSNSP from the coding sequence ATGAAAAAGGGGCTAACTTTTATTGAAATTTTAATAACTGTACTTATATTAGGACTTATAGCTATTTTATTAGCAAACATTTTAAGTAATTTTAATATTCTTTTCTCTCAAAAGACTGAAGAGAGAGAATCTATAAGTAATCTACAAACTATTGTAGATAAACTCACAAGGGATATACGACAGGGGAACCAAGTATTAGATATAAGTCCTCCTACTCAAACCCTTGGATATTTGGTTTTATCCTTTCCCTCAGGTGATCAATCTACATACTCTTACTCCTATTACAATGGGAAATATTATTTTACTGTTGATGGAGAAATACTTGCAGGTCCGATAAGAGAGATAAGATTTATGGGACTTGATGATAACTTAACTTATACTACTGTAACTTCTGCTATAAGAACTCTATCCATAAGTATTACCATGGATGATGGTAGATATATAAGTACTACAGTAGCTTTAAGATCTCAAACAATACCTCAGATTATAGGAATTTTTATTCGTGAGATAATGTATTACCCTGCCCCACGGGATAGACAAGGAAATAGTATAAGCGAGAATTTGATGGAGTTTGTGGTGATTAGTAATGCTACCTATTCCTCAATAAACCTTAATGGCTGGAAGATTAACGGTCACATAATTTCAAACACGCTAAGTGGTACCTATACGGTACCTGCTCAAGGTCTTGCCATCATAGGAGCTAAAGGATCAAATTTGTCTTCTCATTATTTTATTCCTAAAAACTGTATCATTCTTGAAGTAAGCGATCAATATTTAGGACAGAATAATAATCCATTGGGGAACAATGGCGACACAGTGGTGCTACAAGATATCAATAACACAGTAGTAGATAAAGTAACCTATGATAAAAGTTGGGGAGGACAACCTTCGGGAAATACATACTATTCCTTATCAAGAAAGAGTATACAAAATCCCTCTCAGGATCCATCAAATTGGGAAAGTAGTAAATTTAAGAACTACTCTCTTTCGACCCCAAGAATAGATGTATATTGTCTTTTGCCTCCTATTGTAATAAATGAAATAATGTATTATCCAGCTCCTTATGATAAAAATGGACGTGGTAGAAATGAAAGAGATATAGAGTTTATAGAAATATACAATACCTCAAACCAGACTGTAAATATACAGAATTGGCAGATCAACGGTAATACTCTAGTGACTCTTGCTTCAGGAAGTTGGAATCTTTCTCCAGGAAGTTATGCAGTAATAGGAGGAAATAGATCGGCACTGGATAGGTATTATAATTTGGCACAAAATACTACTTATATAAGAACTAATTCAAGAGGACTTGCCTCAGGCGGAGGAGAATTATCTGATACTGCAGGTACTGTAACCTTAGCAGATCCTAATGGTTCAACTGTTGACCAAGTTAATTATTCATATACTTGGGGAGGATATCCGTCAAGTTCTGGAAACTATAGATATCATTATTCTCTTGAGAGAAAATACTGGGACATGTTTCCTAACGATCCTTCAAACTGGGGTAGTAGTAGTAATTTGAACTATTCTGTGCGTGTCTTGCTTTTGACCTATAATGTATACTGTACTCCTGGAGGGAAGAATTCTAATTCGCCATGA
- a CDS encoding PilN domain-containing protein, whose protein sequence is MISIQWLNGRLKMARVLKKGKSIELRDYQEMEIPQGDFWNRGLEEKNLVQEKIEKFLKENKIKDKEVILLFESKDISIRTSEYPSMSLKDLEMAILDDLEEFQAFDESYNSFTFSVITQDKNKVRSVVATIPKIIIDTWENIFKNLGLTLISLEPSFISGIRYILVSLKNRYPDGIIFIGNETTDLVFIRDRKINSVINLSVGINDFYNLNDLSSDTTFLSWQEEVVTYLNSAFYESKDKNIVIFGEDERYFKVVENFVKNISPEYKVEITEDLNISLLGTALYGETNIPKLSFVKEKVIIERELIIRSAISFLLALSLMFPLNLYLDIKIKDLDRRINYLQGEITKYNDQINNLRKEVDTQNAIVKILEGWLQERSTVSLPFLFLSDLKYMVPQNVWLTSVDIGVDKKLTIEGYSLDTEGVADFLLALSQYERIKNVKLESAILEVLQNRQIQRFEIVGYIK, encoded by the coding sequence ATGATTAGCATTCAATGGCTTAATGGTAGATTAAAAATGGCGAGAGTTTTAAAAAAAGGGAAGAGTATAGAATTAAGAGATTACCAGGAAATGGAGATACCACAAGGAGACTTTTGGAATAGAGGATTAGAAGAGAAAAACTTAGTTCAGGAAAAAATCGAAAAATTCCTAAAGGAGAATAAAATAAAGGATAAAGAAGTAATATTACTTTTTGAAAGTAAAGATATCTCTATAAGAACTTCCGAGTATCCCAGCATGTCTTTAAAAGATCTTGAAATGGCAATACTTGATGATCTCGAAGAATTTCAAGCCTTTGATGAAAGCTACAACTCTTTTACCTTCTCCGTAATTACTCAGGATAAAAATAAGGTAAGATCTGTCGTAGCTACAATCCCTAAAATAATAATTGATACTTGGGAAAATATATTTAAAAACTTGGGGCTTACTCTTATATCCCTTGAGCCCTCTTTTATTTCAGGTATAAGATACATCTTAGTATCTCTTAAGAACAGATATCCCGATGGAATTATATTTATAGGTAATGAAACTACAGATTTAGTTTTCATAAGAGATAGAAAAATTAACTCTGTAATAAACTTGAGCGTGGGAATTAACGACTTTTATAATTTAAATGATCTATCCTCTGATACTACCTTTTTAAGTTGGCAAGAAGAAGTAGTTACTTATTTAAACAGTGCTTTCTATGAAAGTAAAGATAAAAATATAGTGATATTTGGAGAAGATGAGAGGTATTTTAAAGTTGTAGAAAATTTTGTAAAAAACATATCTCCAGAATATAAAGTAGAGATAACAGAAGATCTTAATATTTCTCTTTTAGGAACAGCTCTATATGGAGAAACAAACATTCCTAAACTAAGTTTTGTAAAAGAAAAAGTTATTATAGAGAGAGAATTAATAATAAGGTCTGCTATTTCTTTTTTACTTGCCTTATCTTTAATGTTTCCTTTGAATCTCTATCTTGATATTAAAATCAAGGATTTAGACAGGAGAATTAACTACTTACAAGGAGAAATTACAAAATATAATGACCAGATCAACAATCTGAGAAAAGAGGTCGATACTCAAAATGCAATAGTAAAAATATTGGAAGGATGGCTCCAAGAAAGATCTACAGTATCATTACCTTTTCTCTTTCTTTCTGATTTAAAATATATGGTTCCTCAAAACGTCTGGCTTACATCTGTGGATATTGGGGTCGATAAAAAACTAACAATAGAAGGCTATAGCCTTGATACTGAAGGTGTGGCGGATTTCCTCCTTGCTCTATCTCAATATGAGAGAATAAAAAATGTTAAGTTAGAGAGTGCTATCTTAGAGGTTTTGCAAAATCGTCAAATACAAAGATTTGAGATAGTGGGGTATATCAAATGA
- a CDS encoding type IV pilus modification PilV family protein, with protein sequence MKINTEKGQSLIGVTIFTIILMILVLGLTGATIWSYALNKRARDRAEAQDIAKNIIETVKIWAGSSEANFDALIENEVNETRAIPAIPTIRPAIPADPPDNDRLYTDFYNIPKINGVPKYVVQFLVKDYKNPDSSVAILKRITVRVYYAKNNGKINTNLHKPGPGAPPKRYENPLAELAGVVTRP encoded by the coding sequence TTGAAGATAAATACTGAAAAAGGTCAATCTTTAATAGGTGTAACAATATTTACCATAATTCTAATGATATTAGTACTTGGATTAACAGGAGCAACCATTTGGAGTTATGCTCTAAATAAGAGAGCAAGAGATAGGGCAGAAGCCCAGGATATAGCAAAAAATATTATTGAGACAGTAAAAATTTGGGCAGGAAGTAGCGAGGCAAATTTTGATGCACTAATAGAAAATGAAGTGAATGAAACAAGAGCAATTCCAGCAATACCAACTATAAGACCTGCAATTCCTGCGGATCCACCTGACAATGATCGACTGTATACAGATTTTTATAATATTCCTAAGATAAATGGTGTTCCTAAATATGTAGTACAATTTTTGGTTAAAGATTATAAAAATCCAGATTCGTCAGTGGCTATTCTAAAAAGGATAACAGTAAGGGTTTATTATGCCAAAAATAATGGCAAAATTAATACTAATCTCCACAAACCTGGGCCCGGTGCGCCACCTAAAAGATACGAAAATCCTTTAGCAGAGCTTGCGGGGGTAGTTACAAGACCATGA
- a CDS encoding DUF4900 domain-containing protein, with amino-acid sequence MRGKKGEKGDISLITAITFAIFITALIALVVNFPIEQSFFTRRNQARDQVLYATQVGIKTVLTTARYYLKDQLTRRKLTDIDSDFLSYVLSKNNSNLVNTINYIYTNTSQVDPTTVYSILDYSFSLASYSAVVRGGTTDEISYTYVYTITCLGRKINFNPPISLEVTVTGKIEGVLRKENFARFALFTDRHVMGDGTTRVWFTDRTRFYGPVHTNGEFAFAYTPQFFDEVSSYSRTALFYNGGNQRRLDADSNPPRDIPYFARGFVRGAPAINLPTVAYTQLYAALSYFPNDNFPTYSPTYSIIRQYLGLPVSNQAPDNGIYTITIANGGGIYVQGNASIELGKDSLGRAVYTITQGSNTYVFTIDTQNNKTYVKIGNKTIEINKIPNGVIYVNGSVTSIKGIVQKDQRITVVAKNNITITHHITYEEDPRNNPDAVNVLGLLAETGNIILDPRNSNGTPLQDPNIHAVLMAPNGVVQVANYNTRSPAGDVHLLGGIISKNYGAFGTFTTDRNGNPVPQSGYGRDFWYDYRMRSGYAPPYFPTTGRTIQEGNPQTQRWVSIDSWREQWK; translated from the coding sequence ATGAGAGGTAAAAAGGGGGAGAAAGGAGACATAAGTTTAATCACGGCGATTACCTTTGCTATCTTTATTACTGCTTTGATTGCCCTTGTTGTAAACTTCCCTATTGAACAATCCTTTTTTACCCGTAGAAATCAGGCAAGAGATCAAGTGCTTTATGCTACTCAAGTCGGTATTAAAACTGTTCTTACTACAGCCAGATATTACCTAAAAGACCAATTGACAAGGCGAAAACTAACAGATATAGATAGTGATTTTCTCTCATATGTTCTATCAAAAAATAACTCAAACCTTGTTAATACGATCAATTACATTTATACCAATACATCTCAAGTAGACCCTACTACTGTTTACTCTATATTAGATTACTCTTTTAGTTTGGCAAGCTATAGTGCAGTGGTAAGAGGTGGAACAACTGACGAAATTAGCTATACTTATGTATATACAATAACCTGTTTGGGTCGAAAAATAAACTTTAATCCACCTATTAGCCTTGAGGTAACGGTAACAGGTAAAATTGAGGGAGTATTGAGAAAGGAAAATTTTGCAAGATTTGCATTATTTACTGATAGACATGTAATGGGAGATGGTACAACAAGAGTTTGGTTTACAGATAGGACAAGATTCTATGGTCCTGTCCATACCAATGGAGAATTTGCTTTTGCATACACACCACAATTTTTTGATGAAGTATCTTCCTATTCAAGAACAGCTCTATTTTACAATGGAGGAAATCAAAGAAGGCTTGATGCGGATAGTAATCCTCCAAGAGATATTCCCTATTTTGCAAGAGGATTTGTCAGAGGTGCTCCTGCAATTAATCTTCCTACCGTAGCTTATACTCAGCTTTACGCTGCACTATCCTACTTCCCTAATGATAATTTTCCAACCTATTCACCCACATACTCTATTATAAGGCAGTACCTTGGTCTACCCGTTAGTAATCAGGCACCTGATAATGGAATATATACCATAACAATAGCCAATGGTGGAGGAATATATGTACAAGGTAATGCAAGCATAGAACTTGGAAAAGATTCCTTAGGAAGAGCAGTTTATACTATAACCCAAGGATCAAATACTTATGTATTCACTATTGATACTCAAAATAATAAAACTTATGTAAAAATAGGCAATAAAACTATAGAAATAAATAAAATTCCCAATGGAGTAATCTATGTAAATGGAAGTGTCACAAGTATAAAAGGCATAGTACAAAAAGATCAAAGAATTACAGTGGTTGCTAAGAATAATATAACTATAACACATCACATAACCTATGAGGAAGATCCAAGAAACAATCCCGATGCTGTGAATGTACTTGGACTCCTTGCAGAAACTGGCAATATAATTCTTGACCCTAGAAATAGTAATGGAACTCCACTACAAGATCCTAATATCCATGCAGTACTTATGGCCCCCAATGGGGTGGTACAAGTAGCTAACTATAACACTAGGTCTCCTGCGGGAGATGTGCACCTTTTAGGTGGTATTATATCCAAAAATTATGGTGCTTTTGGTACATTTACCACCGATAGAAATGGTAATCCGGTTCCTCAAAGCGGTTATGGGAGAGATTTCTGGTATGATTATAGAATGAGATCGGGGTATGCTCCACCTTACTTCCCCACTACAGGAAGGACAATACAGGAGGGTAACCCTCAAACCCAGAGGTGGGTATCTATTGACTCTTGGAGGGAACAATGGAAATAA
- a CDS encoding pilus assembly FimT family protein: MRKGFSLIELYIVLAVLAIIAIIGIPTLRNFYERKALENTIWQLAQDLRIVREKAITQQQDLIAYIGEDEYYVEFMQYGMLQNPQTYNLHFVPGDTTSRYFKNVKFPRNIKMQLVSPTLNINGKNYLVIVFKAGGNTDEIRGQAKIVNSLNGRRLSSDTNITSNNGLVITGKNLTINLSYSIKITTTGKIAMMY; encoded by the coding sequence ATGAGAAAAGGGTTTAGCTTAATAGAATTATATATTGTCCTTGCTGTTTTAGCTATTATTGCAATAATTGGTATTCCGACTCTGCGAAATTTTTATGAAAGAAAAGCTTTGGAAAATACAATTTGGCAACTTGCTCAAGATTTAAGGATTGTAAGAGAAAAAGCTATTACTCAACAACAAGACCTTATTGCGTACATTGGTGAAGATGAATATTATGTTGAATTTATGCAATATGGAATGCTACAAAATCCTCAAACTTATAATTTACATTTTGTTCCAGGAGATACAACCTCTCGATACTTTAAAAATGTAAAGTTTCCAAGAAACATAAAAATGCAATTGGTATCACCTACTCTAAACATAAATGGCAAAAACTATTTGGTGATTGTATTTAAAGCAGGTGGAAATACGGATGAGATTAGAGGACAGGCGAAGATTGTTAATTCTTTAAATGGCAGAAGATTATCTTCGGACACTAATATTACAAGTAATAATGGTTTAGTAATAACAGGTAAAAATTTAACTATAAATCTCTCTTATTCTATAAAGATAACTACTACAGGTAAGATTGCGATGATGTATTAA
- a CDS encoding DUF7305 domain-containing protein, whose product MIKIKEKGYSTIVLVIFLGFILLGISITLLNTALTKDVLFSEEKMSDNLLVACDLMLDNTLLTINDFSKLLLSSVLDINSDIYRGLNIISQKLTDENMIKKASAYYTLSLLLSKINGGEVVDLNTTLNPYSAVGADYSNYSQAIKSSGSLWDILDNYGSYLYDLSEKKLYKVVGLNNSGMYYLIPNLSEINENTLVQEFYSNNTYRLSTLDSNLRTTNRWVVLRTNVQYTDDSGSNGEFHIRITGYYLNNPNKIRSIYSSAKIGSILAQIIKDYTNTIIPPAFTHAVWSGNGITINGALDIYSGNISPNGTYTTQYSNGDLYVDGRVTLHGAPNIYGNLITSLPQEANPITITGKPYIGGQIIYNQKESLPEIPLPLEDQIKQIASSSGVIHNGSLTTYNNYSLVVNGRTYNGTNVPYYINGALTLNAVGNVKINPTSTNPPVALYINGNLTFNGDCTLEFSSPGVIWVNGDVTFNGIVKIKGSGTIISTKKIQFNGAQGIKYLDDKNISALVSLGQGSNGGIVVNGSVEYHGLMYAPYSNVTFNGESTIFGAVIGGGYGSTQGVTFNGKQNIIYDNRLANNTIAPPPLMGEPKKYVSVSFEVTSSAGKVLRNKWSEIITKTVSENYIGSLNPVVSVKL is encoded by the coding sequence ATGATTAAAATTAAGGAGAAAGGATATTCGACTATTGTATTGGTGATTTTTCTTGGTTTCATACTTCTTGGAATCTCGATAACTCTTCTTAATACTGCTTTGACTAAGGATGTTCTTTTTAGTGAGGAAAAAATGTCGGATAATTTACTTGTCGCATGTGATTTGATGCTTGATAATACTCTACTTACTATAAACGATTTTTCTAAACTACTACTTTCATCTGTACTTGACATAAACTCAGATATTTACAGGGGGTTAAATATAATATCCCAAAAACTAACTGACGAAAATATGATCAAAAAAGCATCAGCTTATTATACTTTGAGTTTACTTCTTTCTAAAATCAATGGTGGAGAAGTAGTTGATCTAAACACTACATTAAACCCGTATAGTGCTGTAGGAGCAGATTATAGCAATTATTCTCAGGCTATTAAAAGTTCTGGGTCTCTTTGGGATATTTTAGATAATTATGGAAGTTACTTGTACGATCTATCCGAAAAGAAATTATACAAAGTAGTTGGATTAAATAATAGCGGAATGTATTATTTAATTCCAAATCTATCCGAAATAAATGAAAATACTTTGGTACAAGAATTCTATTCAAATAATACATATCGTTTATCTACCTTAGATAGTAATCTTAGAACAACCAATCGTTGGGTTGTCTTAAGAACTAATGTTCAATACACTGATGACAGTGGGAGTAATGGAGAATTTCATATAAGAATTACCGGATATTATTTAAACAACCCTAATAAGATTAGGTCAATTTATTCCTCCGCTAAAATTGGAAGTATATTAGCACAAATTATTAAAGATTATACCAATACCATAATACCACCTGCTTTTACTCATGCAGTTTGGTCTGGAAATGGCATAACTATAAATGGAGCTCTTGACATATATTCAGGGAATATATCTCCCAATGGTACTTATACTACTCAGTATAGTAATGGAGATTTATATGTAGATGGAAGAGTAACCCTGCATGGAGCACCAAATATATACGGCAACTTGATAACCTCTCTACCTCAAGAAGCAAATCCTATTACTATAACTGGTAAACCATATATAGGAGGACAGATAATTTACAATCAAAAAGAATCATTACCAGAGATTCCCCTTCCTTTAGAGGATCAGATAAAACAGATAGCAAGTTCATCAGGAGTTATTCATAATGGATCTTTAACCACTTACAATAATTATAGTCTTGTAGTAAACGGAAGAACTTACAATGGGACAAATGTACCTTATTATATAAATGGAGCATTAACTTTAAATGCTGTTGGAAACGTGAAAATAAATCCTACTTCAACCAATCCCCCAGTAGCCTTGTATATTAATGGTAATCTTACTTTTAATGGTGATTGTACTCTTGAATTTTCATCTCCAGGCGTTATATGGGTAAATGGAGATGTAACTTTTAATGGAATAGTCAAGATAAAAGGTTCGGGTACTATAATTTCCACTAAGAAGATACAATTTAATGGAGCTCAGGGAATAAAATACTTGGATGATAAAAATATTTCTGCCCTTGTTTCTCTTGGACAAGGATCTAATGGTGGAATAGTAGTAAATGGAAGTGTAGAGTATCATGGACTAATGTATGCTCCTTATAGTAACGTCACTTTTAATGGTGAATCTACTATATTTGGAGCTGTCATTGGTGGGGGTTATGGAAGTACCCAGGGAGTTACTTTTAATGGAAAGCAGAATATAATTTATGACAACAGACTTGCTAATAATACCATTGCTCCACCTCCATTAATGGGAGAGCCAAAGAAGTATGTTAGTGTTTCTTTTGAAGTTACATCTTCTGCAGGAAAAGTATTAAGAAATAAATGGTCAGAGATTATAACTAAAACTGTTTCTGAAAATTATATAGGATCTTTAAATCCTGTAGTTAGTGTAAAGCTATGA